Within the Cervus elaphus chromosome 13, mCerEla1.1, whole genome shotgun sequence genome, the region GGAgttcctacctcagggcctttgcactggctggtTCTTCTGTCTGGAATGCTCTACCGGCAGATAGGAGATGGCAGATGACTCCTTTAAGTTTTTGCTCAAACGTCACCTTCATGATGCCCACCCTGACACCTCTGCAAGCTCTCCCAATGCTCCAGAACTCCTtgatttctctctgctttctctgcagCACTTACCACCTtctattatttacttattatgtTCACCCATGAAGATGCAAGATCTACAAGGACAGGGACTTTGTCTCTTTTCTTAACCTCATGAATGCCCAGCTCTAGACCAGCACAGTGTAAGGCACtccatgaatatttgttgaatggctgCATTTCCTCATGAGATGGTGTCTGCTCTCCACAGCCAGCCTTCTGCGGTCTGGCCTTAACCTGGCCTTCCAGATTTCTTAACCCTAAGGAGCAGGAGGCAGCTACTAGCACAACTGACCTTTTCTTCTGCCACTGACCTCTGACCCCATACTGCCCTTGTCCTGGAATCCCCTGCTATGcaggcgcgcacacacacacacacacgcttcatCGGGGTAGTCTTGGGGTCCCAAGGCCTATCTCGCTAGCCCTCCTCTGCCACCGCCCGgtgcccctccctcttccccctcccaccacctgtCTGCCGCCACCCCGCTGTGGCCCAGGTCTCTGAGAGCTGGCGAGTTGGCGAGAGAAGGAAGTGGACCTGGACCATGGCATCCTGCCTGCCTGGGCTGAGGCCCCGGCGAGAACAGGGATGGGTTCAGGGTGCCCCTGAATTCCCTGGACCCCAGCTCGGGGCCTGGCACCTGCACGCCCTCAGCGAGCCTGAGGACAACTGCCGGCACCCCGCAAAGGGCCTGCTGGCACTGCCTATGGGAGCACAGCCTTCATTACCACGTAGAGGCTGGGGCTGACTCCAAAAGCCCTTTCTTTTCAGGAAGGATTAGCTTTGGGGCTGGAAAATCATGGTTCCCTTGGCCCACGGCAGGGAGGAAGGGCGGCTTCTCTCCTGAGACTCGGGTGGCTGACGCTCCTCTGGCCTCGACCTCCCCCTCTGAGCACCCTCCTGCTCTGGTGTCCTGATGCCCTCTCCCCGTTTTCAGGTTTCTGGGCGCCCGTCAGTAACGGGGAGAGGGACCCAGGTGCAGCCTGGCTCTGTAATCCTGAATCCAGACAGCAAGGCCCTCTGGCTCCAGCCGCCTGTGGGGAGGAGGCTGTTAGGTCAGGGCAGGGGAGGGACGGGACCAGCCTCTCCTTCCGGCCTCCCTCCCTGCCGGCTGCTGCTCCGCAGGAATGCCGGGCACAGAATTGGAAGCAGGTGTGGGCTGCTGGGGCCACCGACCACCGGCTCCTCCCCCGcccttcctttctgcctttccAGCCACTGCCCTGGGGAGTTTTCCATGTGTTCTTGGCTTGGACAGGAGTCGCGTGGACTTGGGCTGGGACAGCTTGGGAGAAGTGAACCTTTGGAGGTGAAGTGCCCCTTCGGAGGTGAGAGGGCATTGAGATGGGGGCACCTAGGGTGGGAGAGAGGCGGAGGAAGGGGGCAAAAGGCCAGAACCGCCCCCGCCGGCCAAGTGTGCCAGTAGACTGGTGCCTATAAGGCCTGAAGCGCCTTGCTGGGCCACCACCCCAACAAGCTCTGTGGGGCCTGCGAACTCAAGGCAAAAAGTCCAACTTTTTGAGTCTTAGACGGTTTAGGTCTGAGAGAAACAATGAAGGTGGAGACATACCCTTCCTTGAGGGGCAGGAGCAGATGGGGAGGTTGGAGCGGTTTGGTGAGGGGAGTCAGCCTGGATCTGAACTTGGCTGCTGATGAATTCTGGGACCCTGGATGAGTTACCGAACTTCTCTAGCCTCAGctgcctcctctgtaaaatgggggtgataatACCTCACAAGCTTGCCGGGAGGACTAaaggaggaaacaaaaataaaatgcttggCATGGTGTCTGGGGCAtactgtgcgtgctcagtcgcgtcattcatgtctgactcttctgtgaccccatggactgtagcccgccaggctcctctgtgcatgggattctccaggcaagaatactggagtgggttgccatgccctccttcaggggatcttcccgacccagggattgaacctgggtctcctgtattgcaagaggattctttatcgtcctagccaccagggaagcccttgatacaCATTAAGCGTTCAATAATATCAGttgcaattataattatttaaaacggGAGCTGTCTCTTCCTGCAGGGATAGTCCAGTTTGAGAGCAGGGGGAGAGGATGTGGCCCTCAACTGGCAGATATGAGAGGAGACAGGAAGTCTGCCTGCAAGGAGGCTGTCCGTGACACAACTTGTTTGTTCCAACACCAGTGACCTCCGATTGCCAAACAGGGGAGCAGCAAGAggacccaggcccctctgtctccATAACTGTCTGACCCTTTACCCCAACTTCCTCGGCCTGAGACTCCATTTCTTTCTGAAGGAGCAACTTGGGACAACttcagggaaggaagaaggagtgATGAGCTGTGATTCTGCCTCCACCAGTCACCAGTTAAAGCAATCGTGGGAAAGGTGCTTAACCTCCGagggcttctgtttcctcatctgcaaaatgggagtaaTAGTAACAACAAGGgttgtatgtgtgcttagtcgtgtcctactctttgcaaccccgtggactgtagcccgccagcctcctctgtccatggaatcctccaggcaagaatactggagtgagttgccatctcctatgccaggggatcttcctgacccagggatcgaacccatgtctcttacgtctcctgcactggcaggtgggttctttactactaggccacctgggaagcccgttatgAGGACTAAACGACTCTAACTGTAAATTTCCAAGAACTGTGTCAGGTGCTGTCCATGTGCCTGTTAAATATTCTGGAGTCTGGAGTGGAAATGATAGCGCTTCATGTTAACAACGCACTGGGAAGGTGTTCTTTGCTTCTAAATCTGTGCACACTCTGTTTCATCTCACTTTGTCACAACCAGTGCTCACTGCCCAGAACACAGTAGGAGTCAAGCATCTGCTAAATGACCAAATGGATGTGAGAGGTAAGCCTTAATACatgaaaatttaggaaaaaataatgcATAGCGGTTAAGGACCCAAGATGGGTAGTCATGCAGACCCAAATTCTGGTTTCACTACTAACAGGTCATGTGACAATCAGCAAGTGAACCCGCCACCTTATCTATGAACTGGGGTGGATTATCAGCATCTGGCTGGTGGAGTTGCTATGGGAATAAAGAGagatgatatataaatataaagtgtCCAACATACGCTAGCAGAATTATTCCCCCTGGAGGTGGCTGGCGGAACTGAGGCCTGGCTCGCAGGTGGCTTGAGGGTGGGGTCCCCTCAATGCCATGAAGACATGACAGGCTCAGTGCGAAGTCTTGGCTCCGCTGCATCCAGCTGTGAGACCTCCCcgggtctcagttttctcatctgtaccaCTGGCCTGTAATCCACACCTCTCTAGGAGGCTTGTGGGGTGAATGAAATTGCACATTGAGGCCTCTAAGCTCAGCAGGTGCTCCTCTGCAAATGGCTGGGGTTGTGAGCATCATTCCTGCCTGGGCGCTCTGACTCTGGAGGCTTGCTGGGTGGAGGCCCGCTCTGTCTGCCCCTACATCTCCTTCTGGCCTTGTGGAGGTGGGTGGGTGacctgagtcaggaaggcaggttctggtggggagaggggcaggcAGCAGGGGATGCAGCAGGGAGACCGGGCCACTCTCAGGGACTAAGGGATCCTGTCTGGACTCTTGGGTGCAGGAGGCTGGATGGAGAGAAGCGGACCCTAGAAACACCTAGGTCTGCACCATCCCTGGGGGCTGTGGAGgcctgagaggaggaggaggggatgggaggaggtGCCTCAGGTTCTGGAGCAATAGGCTAAGGCATTTGCGATTTTGTCCTGAAGGCCTTGGGAGCCCCAGAACCTCGTTGAGCAGGAGAGTAATGTGGTCAGCAAGGCAAGGGTGTAACTGCCTCACACGTAGGACGGACTGGAAGAAACCAGGGAGGGGGCAGTCCCAGCTCCAACTGGCTGTGTGAGGACAGGCTGGAGGAACCGTGCCAGGCACGGCTGGCACAGCCATCAGAGGTGCCCCAGGAGGATGCCCTCCAACTGGCTGTCCTCCCAGGGCGGCTGCTCCACCTTATTTTCACAGGGTGTCCAGAACCAGTGAAACAGGCCGGGGGTGTAAGGGGGAGCCCTGGGAGAAGAGGCATGGTTTTCCAGGGCCTGGAGTCATCTTAGTCCGCACAAATATCACCAGATCAGAGGAGCTGAGGCTGTGGGGAGGCGGGAACAGGGACAAGGAGGCCAGGAAGAGAGGGCCTGGCCATAGGAGAGGGAGGGGCACAGCTCTGGGGTCTCAGCAGGGCCTGGGAAgcaggcacccccacccccaggcctctgCCTGGATTTGCTGGGACAGTCAGGCCAGGTATGTGacctgggcctctgtttccttgccttctgTCCAGTTACACGTTTCAGAGACAATGGTATTGCAGGAATCCTTGGGTCCCCCTCTccagggtgggagggaagggggtACAGGCGCCCAGGGAAGAAACGAGACTCTGGACAGGCACTTGGAAACCGCCCAAACGTGGAGGCCGTGGGCGGTGCGCACATGTGTTTGGTATTGTGAGGACATGTCCACGCCCGTACACGCGCGGGCTGCCAGCGCCCAGCCTCAGACCCCTGGGTGTGCGGCCAGGAGGAATGAGGTCAGCCTCGGAGAATCCGCCCTGGACTCCCACACCAGGCCTGGGGGTCTGATCTCAAGCACAAAGCTTGGCCTTCCCTGAGCCTGGATTTTCCACGGTCCCAGCCTAGCAGGGTGGGAAGGGGAACAAATGATGGGGGAGAAGGTACTGCTCCCTCTCTGGCCTCTCTGTGAGCCCCGATTTAGCCTGCAGCCCCGACTCACACaccatccccccgccccccaggactAGGGAAGGGGCACCTGGAGGGTGCTGACAGCTTGCAGCAATACTTGGGCACCTACTCCTCCTAGAAGTCCTCCCTGGTTCCTAGCTCCTGACTGGGGAGGCCCCTCCTCTGGCTCCCGTAAACCACCATCCTTTCCCCACCAGCCCAGTGCTTGCCTGATCACAGCACTGAGATGCCCCCTCCTCTATGCCTCCCTCAGGGCAGGGCCTGGATTCAGCTTGGCATCTCCTTCAGGAGAGAAATGTCTTTAATCCCAAATGAACACTGgggctcaggggcaatggccaGAGGCCCTCCTGAGGACCAATCAGCCCCACTCCAGACACGGCCTTGCCCTGGTCAGTCTCCCTCTGAACCTTAAGACCTGACGGGCCACAGAAGGGCCTTAGAAAAACCCACTGGCTCGGGGCACAGACATCGAGTCCAAGGCCTGGCTCTGCCAGTACTGCTGTTTGAGGCCTGGGTTTTCTCCTCCGCCCAGAGGTGGAGCACTTCTGGCTAAGCCCCACTTCGTGGTCTTGCATTCTAAGAAAATCCATCACAACAGTTTAGCCTATAGGTAAAACGTGCTCTCCTCCACGGAGCTCTAGCAAGGGCTGATGCAGAGTGGTATCACACACCACTGCAGGGCTGCTGCGAGTCCTGCTGAGGATCATATGCAGGTAGGCCGCGAAATCCTTCGTCACAGCATAGACGGGCCCTTCCTCTAGCTCCTGTTTTGAGCACCTGCAGGTTTTCAAAGTGGGATTCAGCATCCCAAGTTGAAGGCTATGCCTTGAATGTGAGGGAGAGCTGgagctaagtcactttagtcgtgtctgactctgcgacattatggactgtagcccaccaggctctgtgtccatgggattctccaggcaagaatactggagtgggttgccacgccctcctccaggggaccttcccgacccaaggattgaacccgcatctcttacgtctactgcattggcaggcaggttctttaccactagcaccacctgggaagcccctgaatgtGAGGGAGTGAGTACTACCATTGGGGACACTTCCCTGCCCTAGCCTTGGGCTCCAGCAGCCCATAGAGAGACAAGAGTCCCCACCCTTGCAACCCAGCAGCAGCCTCTCACCCAAGGTCAGTATGGCTGGAGACAAGGATGCATCCCCGTGTGGACAGAGGCAGAGGAACGAAGGCTGGAGGTGCAGCATCTGTGCCCCTGGGCCCCTCAATGCTTAGCCCTCACCTGGTGGGCCTGGCGCAGCCCCCTGGTGTGGAGCAGAGAAGCAGGAATAAAGAATCAGGAATAGTAATTGCAACCTGAAAGAGGCAAGGCTGACGTGGAATGCATACACGTTGGGGTCTGAATGGAAAACCTTGACCAAAGCTGACTGTGGACTTGCAGAGACAGAAGCAGGAAGGGGAAATCTAGGACGGCAGAGGTTAGGTCAATGGCCGTTCAGCCCTGGCCAGACCACTTGTGGGCCCTCGCCAAGGTAGACTGCCTTCCAACAGCGTGTGTGGAGCTGCTCATCTGAAGAAGGAAGGCCGCCCCTTCCACTGTGCAGATAGCTTTCCCAAGACTAGGTCGTATCTTCAACCTCCCCCTACTATCCCTGTCCACAACtgcctccagggactcttcccagcCTGGGGTGCAAAACTTAAGAGGGCACCTAAAAACTCAGTAACTAAGGGAAGTAATATTTGaagcagtgtttttaaaattcagcagtactgcaaaaaaaagaaatctgatgaagaaaatatcaaaatttcaaataaagacAGATCACTACTgctaattttcagtttttcactggcTTGAATACAGTTTGGCACGGCACCATCACTGATTCTATttcaaattttgatattttgttcatcTATTTTTGGCATGATTTTTGATCTAAAAATGCACTGAAGTATTCTTAAGTCGATTACTTTTTGGAGCCCAGGCCAGTGCCTCACTTGCCTCTCTAGTCCGGGCCTGGCAGTCCCACGAAGGAACCCCGGGTGGTCCAATCTGCTCTCCTGTCAGGCCAGACCCTCTCTTCTAACCTCCTGTTCATTCACGCCAAGCCCACCTATGCCCAGTGACTGGGAACTTGTCACACCTCTGGAGGTGTCCCCGAGGCCTTTCTGACCCGGATGCTCCATGTTTCATCCTGTGAGGCTGGCGGAGGGGCACCTCCAAGAGGGGAGGACGTGCCCCAGTGGGAACgaaggagaggtggggagaggggctccTTTATGTGTCCTCAGATGACCCAAGCGTCTCTTTGCAAGGCCTgtccaccccctccaccccctatCCCCCCAAGTCAGAGCCTTGGCCTGCCTGGCCAAGTCCTGGCTCCGATGGGGATGGGGATGTATGGATGGCGGCGAAGGCCTGGGAAGCACTGGGGCTGCCGatgggggccagggtgggggtccTGACTTAGCAGGCGGGGGAGGCCTTCTGTAAAGGATGGACGAGGCCCCGGGCGCCGGGACGGACTCACCTCGACCGTTCTGGTTGGGCCGGTACACGCTGCCCACGCTCAGGCGGCCCTGCTGCGCGCCGTTGCGCTCGGAGCCCGGCGGGGGCGCGTCGGAGCTGCGCACCGGCAGGTAGGGAGGCTCCAGCACGCGGAAGGGGGGCTGCGGCTCCACGGCCCGCGGCGGGCTGTAGGCCTCGGGCGGCATGTTGCCGTAGGGTGGGTACCAGCCGAGGCGGtggtcgccgccgccgccgccgtacgtgccgcccccgccgcccccgttGGGCTGCGCGGCGTCGGGGCCCGGGTCGGGGTAGGCCGGCTCGAGGCCCGCGGTGCCCTCGTGGTACAGACTGTGAGAGTAGCGCCGGTCCAGGCCGTCGGCGGGCTGCGGCGCGTACGGCCTCTCCGGGGCGGCCGGATAGAAGCCCTGCGGCGGGTACTCGGGCTGCTCCTCGCCGCCGCCACCTCCGTACTCCTCGTAGCGCGCCCGCGGCTGGAAGGGGTAGACGACCCCCGCCGAGGCCACGGCCGCCGCGCCCAGGCCGCCGCCCGCGCTGCGGTAGTACACGTAGCCCTGGTCGTAGGTCCGCGTCGCGGGGTCGTACGTCTCGTACTGGCTGACGAAGGGCGCCTGCGGGTAGGGGAACTGCTGCTGCGGGAAGGAGGACGGCTGGCGGTAGGTGCTGGCGAAGGCCGAGGCCGAGACCGAGGAGGCGGAGCCCCCGTGCCGTTGCTGGGAGACGGACGTGCGGGCCCGGGCCATGCCCGTGTTGTCCCCGACGGCCACCTCGCGCCAGTTGTCGGGCACCTGGCCGAAGCCGAAGGGGTGCCGCGCTTGGCCGCGCACGGTGTCCGAGCCGACGCGCCCGGGCAGGGGCAGGGACGGGGCCTGCCGACGCCGGAGGCCCCCCTGGCTGCGCCGCGGAGGGGCCTGGGGCGCGCCCGCCAGCAGCACCCGGGAATTAGCCTCGGAGCCCTGAGGCCCCGGCGGCACGTACTCCGCGCCCGAGTTGAGCAGGCTGTACACCTGCCCGTTGTTCTCCCACTGGATCAGCTGCCGCCAGCGTCCCGGGTCCGAGCCCTGCCCTGGCGGCGCCTGCTGCCCGTGCACCAGGACGCAGACGCAGGCGCCCCACACCAGCTGCCAGCCGGTTAGGGCCAGAGCCATGGTGGCCCCTCTGCGGAGGCCCGGTGGACCGAGAGGCTCTCAGGAGTGGCCCCCCGTGCGTGCTTCTCTTCCCACGGCCTCGAGGACAGGACGGCTCCTTGCCCGCCCCAGCTCTAGCTTTGTCCATCCTGGCCTTGTCCCGAGCGGGACGGCTCCTCCGATGACAGCATTTCGAGGCCAAGGGggtcagggcagggcaggggcggTGCCCAGGGCTGCACGAGGCTCTCTGCAGGGCACCGGGCAGGCAGGGCCGCCTGGGGGCCTTACATGGCCAGCCCGGCTGTGGCTGGCCGCGCTGGGCTGGCGTTTTCCCACTCTGAATGAATAAGCAACAGGCTGGGAGCTTCGGGAGGTTTTTCGGGCAGCCTGGTCCGCCTGCTGGGGCCTCCTCCGCGGGGCCCTATGGCCCGCCGGGTTTTAGCTATGTGGTCTGTCCCACAGCTGCTGCGCCGGCTCCCTCAGCCCCTGGAGCTCCCAGCCAAGCCGCAGACCTGCCTCTGAGCACGGGAGTGAAATA harbors:
- the LOXL1 gene encoding lysyl oxidase homolog 1, with amino-acid sequence MALALTGWQLVWGACVCVLVHGQQAPPGQGSDPGRWRQLIQWENNGQVYSLLNSGAEYVPPGPQGSEANSRVLLAGAPQAPPRRSQGGLRRRQAPSLPLPGRVGSDTVRGQARHPFGFGQVPDNWREVAVGDNTGMARARTSVSQQRHGGSASSVSASAFASTYRQPSSFPQQQFPYPQAPFVSQYETYDPATRTYDQGYVYYRSAGGGLGAAAVASAGVVYPFQPRARYEEYGGGGGEEQPEYPPQGFYPAAPERPYAPQPADGLDRRYSHSLYHEGTAGLEPAYPDPGPDAAQPNGGGGGGTYGGGGGDHRLGWYPPYGNMPPEAYSPPRAVEPQPPFRVLEPPYLPVRSSDAPPPGSERNGAQQGRLSVGSVYRPNQNGRGLPDLVPDPNYVQASTYVQRAHLYSLRCAAEEKCLASTAYGPEATDYDVRVLLRFPQRVKNQGTADFLPNRPRHTWEWHSCHQHYHSMDEFSHYDLLDAATGKKVAEGHKASFCLEDSTCDFGNLKRYACTSHTQGLSPGCYDTYNADIDCQWIDITDVQPGNYILKVHVNPKYIVLESDFTNNVVRCNIHYTGRYVSTTNCKIVQS